In Streptomyces sp. NBC_00414, a single window of DNA contains:
- a CDS encoding cation diffusion facilitator family transporter → MSASGGTKAIVAALAANLAIAVAKFVAFLFSGSSSMLAESVHSLADSGNQGLLLLGGKKAKREATPQHPFGYGRERYIYAFLVSIVLFSVGGMFAIYEGYEKIKHPHEIEHWYWPVGVLVFAIIAETFSFRTAIKESNQTRGKQSWKDFVRHAKAPELPVVLLEDLGALVGLILALGGVGLALATGDGVWDGIGTLCIGILLIVIAIVLAVETKSLLLGEAAGIEAVQKIEAAIVDGNTVTGIIHMRTLHLGPEELLVAAKIAVEHDETAAEVASAINAAESRIREAVPIARVIYLEPDIYNESEAVKGADPEASPGGPVPTAEH, encoded by the coding sequence ATGAGCGCGTCAGGCGGCACCAAGGCGATCGTGGCGGCACTGGCCGCCAACCTCGCCATCGCGGTAGCGAAGTTCGTGGCGTTCCTCTTCAGTGGTTCGTCGTCGATGCTCGCCGAGTCCGTGCACTCGCTCGCCGACTCCGGCAACCAGGGCCTGCTGCTCCTCGGCGGAAAGAAGGCCAAGCGCGAGGCGACCCCGCAACACCCCTTCGGCTACGGCCGCGAGCGCTACATCTACGCCTTCCTCGTCTCGATCGTCCTCTTCTCGGTCGGCGGCATGTTCGCGATCTACGAGGGCTACGAGAAGATCAAGCACCCGCACGAGATCGAGCACTGGTACTGGCCGGTGGGCGTCCTCGTCTTCGCGATCATCGCCGAGACCTTCTCCTTCCGGACGGCCATCAAGGAGTCCAACCAGACGCGCGGCAAGCAGTCCTGGAAGGACTTCGTACGCCACGCCAAGGCGCCCGAGCTGCCGGTCGTCCTCCTGGAGGACCTGGGAGCGCTGGTCGGTCTGATCCTCGCGCTCGGCGGCGTGGGCCTGGCCCTGGCCACGGGCGACGGCGTCTGGGACGGCATCGGCACCCTCTGCATCGGCATCCTGCTCATCGTCATCGCGATCGTCCTGGCCGTCGAGACCAAGTCGCTGCTCCTGGGCGAGGCCGCCGGCATCGAGGCGGTCCAGAAGATCGAGGCCGCGATCGTCGACGGCAACACGGTCACCGGCATCATCCACATGCGCACGCTCCACCTCGGTCCCGAGGAACTGCTGGTCGCCGCGAAGATCGCCGTGGAGCACGACGAGACGGCCGCCGAGGTCGCCTCGGCGATCAACGCCGCCGAGTCCCGCATCCGCGAGGCCGTCCCGATCGCCCGCGTCATCTACCTCGAACCCGACATCTACAACGAGTCCGAGGCAGTGAAGGGCGCCGACCCGGAGGCCTCGCCGGGCGGCCCGGTACCGACCGCCGAACACTGA
- a CDS encoding fructose-specific PTS transporter subunit EIIC encodes MTSPAGIPPTGGGTGEQQRPRLLAVTACPTGIAHTYMAAEKLSQAAERLGVDMKVETQGSIGSENVITDNDVSTADGVIIAADKDVDLSRFAGKRIVKVGVAEGIHHPERLIEQVRTAPVHGGGATAGSGAGAAGSRNGGAAGGGKERGIAYKALMNGVSYMIPFVVVGGLLIAISLSLGGHTDPSGGLVIPKGSFWMDVNNIGVIGFQLMVPILSGYIAYAIGDRPALVPGMIGGWIANTGSLYDSEAGAGFIGAIVTGFLAGYLVLGIKKVEVPKFVRPIMPIIVIPIVATTALGLFFIYVIGEPISWVFEHLTDWLGGMTGTSAVLLGAILGLMIAFDMGGPVNKTAFLFGTGLIATGNQEVMGMCAAAIPVMPLGQGIATLIRRRLYTEQERETGLASLFMGLFGISEGAIPFAAARPAQVIPANMLGGAVAGAVAGLAGVEDAVPHGGPIVAVLGAVTGVPMFFVAVALGTAVTALTTVALIDVGERRRKGQPSAEDPGAVAGEGPAPKPEFTLAGAGAGAGTGTTAALSPAATTAVSAGTGSGSDGEVLSGYLTARTVKLRLDAGGKEAAIREMAGLLAATGKVTDVEELVRTALRREEQGTTGLGEEIAIPHAKTDAVTGPVVGFARSAEGVEWGSLDGTRARLVFMISVPEAAAGDEHLRILALLSRKLVDAEFRERLMTAPDEAAVLDVLREIR; translated from the coding sequence GTGACCAGTCCGGCCGGAATTCCCCCCACGGGCGGCGGCACCGGCGAGCAGCAGCGGCCGAGGCTGCTCGCGGTGACCGCGTGCCCCACCGGCATAGCCCACACCTACATGGCGGCGGAGAAGCTCTCGCAGGCGGCGGAGCGGCTCGGTGTCGACATGAAGGTGGAGACCCAGGGCTCGATCGGTTCCGAGAACGTCATCACTGACAACGATGTCAGCACCGCGGACGGTGTGATCATCGCCGCCGACAAGGATGTGGACCTGAGCCGGTTCGCCGGAAAGCGGATCGTGAAGGTAGGGGTCGCCGAGGGGATCCACCATCCCGAGCGGCTCATCGAGCAGGTGCGGACCGCGCCCGTCCACGGCGGAGGCGCGACGGCCGGTTCCGGCGCCGGAGCGGCCGGGTCCAGGAACGGCGGGGCCGCGGGCGGCGGCAAGGAGCGCGGGATCGCGTACAAGGCGCTGATGAACGGGGTCAGTTACATGATCCCGTTCGTCGTGGTCGGCGGGCTGCTGATCGCGATCTCGCTCTCGCTCGGCGGGCACACCGATCCGTCCGGCGGCCTGGTCATCCCGAAGGGCTCCTTCTGGATGGACGTCAACAACATAGGCGTCATCGGTTTCCAGCTGATGGTGCCGATCCTGTCCGGCTATATCGCGTACGCCATCGGGGACCGGCCCGCGCTGGTGCCCGGCATGATCGGCGGGTGGATCGCCAACACGGGTTCGCTGTACGACTCCGAGGCGGGCGCGGGCTTCATCGGCGCGATCGTGACCGGGTTCCTGGCCGGGTATCTGGTGCTGGGGATCAAGAAGGTCGAGGTCCCGAAGTTCGTCCGGCCGATCATGCCGATCATCGTGATCCCGATCGTGGCGACGACGGCGCTCGGGCTGTTCTTCATCTACGTGATCGGCGAGCCCATCTCCTGGGTCTTCGAGCATCTGACGGACTGGCTCGGCGGGATGACCGGGACCAGTGCCGTGCTGCTCGGCGCGATCCTGGGGCTGATGATCGCGTTCGACATGGGCGGGCCGGTCAACAAGACGGCGTTCCTGTTCGGTACGGGGCTCATCGCGACCGGCAACCAGGAGGTCATGGGCATGTGCGCCGCGGCGATCCCGGTGATGCCGCTCGGGCAGGGCATCGCCACGCTGATCCGCAGGCGGCTCTACACGGAGCAGGAGCGCGAGACGGGTCTTGCCTCGCTGTTCATGGGGCTGTTCGGGATTTCGGAGGGCGCCATTCCGTTCGCGGCGGCCCGGCCCGCGCAGGTCATCCCCGCCAACATGCTGGGCGGTGCGGTGGCCGGCGCGGTCGCGGGGCTCGCCGGGGTCGAGGACGCTGTGCCGCACGGCGGGCCGATCGTGGCGGTGCTGGGGGCCGTGACGGGCGTACCGATGTTCTTCGTGGCCGTGGCCCTCGGGACCGCGGTGACGGCGCTGACGACGGTCGCGCTCATCGACGTCGGCGAGCGGCGGCGCAAGGGGCAGCCGTCGGCGGAAGACCCGGGAGCGGTGGCGGGCGAAGGCCCCGCGCCGAAGCCCGAGTTCACGCTCGCGGGTGCGGGTGCGGGTGCGGGCACGGGCACAACCGCGGCTCTCTCCCCCGCGGCAACCACCGCCGTGAGCGCTGGTACGGGATCGGGCTCCGACGGCGAGGTTCTCTCCGGATATCTCACCGCCCGGACCGTGAAGCTGCGGCTCGACGCCGGGGGCAAGGAGGCCGCGATCCGGGAGATGGCCGGGCTGCTGGCGGCCACCGGGAAGGTCACCGATGTCGAGGAGCTGGTGCGGACGGCGCTGCGGCGCGAGGAGCAGGGCACGACGGGGCTCGGCGAGGAGATCGCGATCCCGCACGCCAAGACCGATGCGGTGACCGGGCCCGTCGTGGGGTTCGCGCGGTCGGCGGAGGGTGTCGAGTGGGGTTCGCTCGACGGTACGAGGGCCAGGCTGGTCTTCATGATCTCCGTGCCGGAGGCCGCAGCGGGCGACGAGCATCTGCGGATTCTGGCGCTGCTGTCGCGGAAGCTGGTGGACGCGGAGTTCCGTGAGCGGCTGATGACGGCTCCCGACGAGGCGGCGGTTCTCGACGTGCTGCGCGAGATCAGGTAA
- the ahcY gene encoding adenosylhomocysteinase: MTTVANRQDFKVADLSLADFGRKEITLAEHEMPGLMSIRKEYAEAQPLAGARVTGSLHMTVQTAVLIETLAALGAEVRWASCNIFSTQDHAAAAIAVGPNGTPDNPQGIPVFAWKGETLEEYWWCTEQALTWPNTPTGGPNMILDDGGDATMLVHNGVQYEKDGKVPSADTAENEEHRVVLELLNRTITGGSQKWTQLASEIRGVTEETTTGVHRLYEMQREGTLLFPAINVNDAVTKSKFDNKYGCRHSLIDGINRATDVLIGGKTAVVFGYGDVGKGCAESLRGQGARVIVTEIDPICALQAAMDGFQVTTLDEVVDKADIFVTTTGNKDIIMAADMAKMKHQAIVGNIGHFDNEIDMAGLAQIPGIVKDEVKPQVHTWKFPDGKVLIVLSEGRLLNLGNATGHPSFVMSNSFADQTLAQIELFTKPEEYPTDVYVLPKHLDEKVARLHLDALGVKLTTLRPEQASYIGVEVEGPYKSDHYRY, encoded by the coding sequence ATGACCACTGTCGCCAACCGACAGGACTTCAAGGTCGCCGACCTTTCCCTGGCCGACTTCGGTCGCAAGGAGATCACGCTCGCCGAGCACGAGATGCCCGGCCTGATGTCGATCCGCAAGGAGTACGCCGAGGCGCAGCCCCTCGCCGGCGCCCGCGTCACCGGCTCCCTGCACATGACCGTGCAGACCGCCGTACTCATCGAGACCCTGGCCGCCCTGGGCGCCGAGGTCCGCTGGGCCTCCTGCAACATCTTCTCCACCCAGGACCACGCCGCCGCCGCCATCGCGGTCGGCCCGAACGGCACGCCCGACAACCCCCAGGGCATCCCGGTCTTCGCCTGGAAGGGCGAGACCCTGGAGGAGTACTGGTGGTGCACGGAGCAGGCGCTGACCTGGCCGAACACCCCCACCGGTGGTCCGAACATGATCCTGGACGACGGTGGCGACGCCACGATGCTCGTCCACAACGGCGTCCAGTACGAGAAGGACGGCAAGGTCCCGTCCGCCGACACCGCCGAGAACGAAGAGCACCGGGTGGTCCTGGAGCTCCTCAACCGCACGATCACGGGCGGCTCGCAGAAGTGGACCCAGCTCGCCTCGGAGATCCGCGGCGTGACCGAGGAGACCACGACCGGCGTCCACCGGCTGTACGAGATGCAGCGTGAGGGCACCCTCCTGTTCCCGGCGATCAACGTGAACGACGCCGTCACCAAGTCGAAGTTCGACAACAAGTACGGCTGCCGCCACTCCCTGATCGACGGCATCAACCGCGCCACCGACGTCCTCATCGGCGGCAAGACCGCCGTCGTCTTCGGCTACGGCGACGTGGGCAAGGGCTGCGCGGAGTCCCTGCGCGGTCAGGGCGCCCGCGTGATCGTGACCGAGATCGACCCGATCTGCGCACTGCAGGCGGCGATGGACGGCTTCCAGGTCACCACGCTCGACGAGGTCGTCGACAAGGCCGACATCTTCGTCACCACGACCGGCAACAAGGACATCATCATGGCCGCGGACATGGCCAAGATGAAGCACCAGGCGATCGTGGGCAACATCGGCCACTTCGACAACGAGATCGACATGGCCGGCCTCGCGCAGATCCCCGGCATCGTCAAGGACGAGGTCAAGCCGCAGGTCCACACGTGGAAGTTCCCCGACGGCAAGGTGCTCATCGTCCTCTCCGAGGGCCGCCTGCTGAACCTGGGCAACGCGACCGGCCACCCGTCGTTCGTGATGTCCAACTCGTTCGCGGACCAGACGCTGGCCCAGATCGAGCTGTTCACGAAGCCCGAGGAGTACCCGACCGACGTCTACGTGCTGCCCAAGCACCTCGACGAGAAGGTCGCCCGCCTCCACCTGGACGCGCTCGGCGTGAAGCTCACGACGCTCCGCCCCGAGCAGGCCTCGTACATCGGTGTCGAGGTCGAGGGCCCGTACAAGTCGGACCACTACCGCTACTGA